CGTCGAGGTGGCCCGCGCCTCCGAGCGCACCCTCGCCCGGGCCCTGGAGATCGAGGCGGCCACCCGCGAGCGGGAGCGGCTCGCCCGCGACATCCACGACGGAGTGCTCCAGGTCCTCGCCATGGTGCAGCGCCGCGGCACCGCCCTGGGCGGCGAGGCCGCCGAGCTCGGCAGGATGGCCGGCGAGCAGGAGGTGGCCCTGCGGACCCTGGTCGCCGGCGGTCTCGTGCCCGCCTCGCGCGCCTCCGAGGACGCCTCGCAGGGCGCGCTGGTACGGGCCGTGGAGGAGCCGGACGAGCTGCCCGACACCTCGGCGCCGAGCGATCTGAGGTCGCTGCTCGCGCCGCACGCCGGGGCGCGGGTGAGCTTCGCCGAGCCGGGCGCTCCGGTGTTCCTCGCGCCGGTCGCGGCGAAGGAACTCGCGGCGGCTGTCAGCGCCGCCCTGGACAATGTGCGCAGGCACGCGGGGACGGACGCCCGGGCCTGGATCCTCGTCGAGGACGAGCCCGACGCGGTGATCGTGACGGTGCGGGACGACGGACCCGGCATCCCGGAAGGGCGTCTCGCGCAGGCCGAGGGGGAGGGGCGGCTCGGCGTCGCCCAGTCCATCCGCGGCCGGCTGCGGGACATCGGCGGCACCGCCGAGCTGATCTCGGTCCCGGGACAGGGCACCGAGGTCGAACTGAGAGTTCCGAAGGTTTCACGGGGGAAGGCGGGATCGGGAAGATGACCGAGCAGCAGCGGGAAGGCGCCGCCGCAGGCGCGATCAGGGTCATGGTGGTCGACGACCATCCGATGTGGCGCGACGCCGTCGCGAGGGACCTCGCCGAGGCGGGCTTCGACGTGGTGGCCACCGCGGGCGACGGCGAGCAGGCGGTGCGCCGGGCCGGCGCCGCCGCACCCGACGTCCTCGTACTCGACCTGAACCTGCCGAAGAAGCCCGGCGTCCAGGTCTGCAAGGAACTCGTAGGCGCCAACCCCGCCCTGCGCGTCCTCGTCCTGTCGGCGAGCGGGGAACACGCCGATGTCCTGGAGGCGGTGAAGTCCGGCGCCACCGGCTATCTGCTGAAGTCGGCGTCCACCGAGGAGCTGACCGACGCGGTGCGCCGCACGGCGGCAGGCGACCCCGTCTTCACCCCGGGGCTCGCGGGCCTCGTCCTCGGCGAGTACCGCCGTCTGGCCTCCGAGCCCGCGCCCGCCGCGGGCGCCGGCGAGCCCAAGGCCCCGCAGCTCACCGAGCGCGAGACCGAGGTCCTGCGCCTGGTCGCCAAGGGGCTGAGCTACAAGCAGATCGCCGAGCGGCTCGTCATCTCGCACCGCACCGTGCAGAACCATGTGCAGAACACCCTGGGCAAGCTCCAGCTGCACAACCGCGTTGAGCTGGTCCGGTACGCCATCGAGCGCGGCCTCGACGAGGCGTGAGCGCCCCCGTGGTCTCCTGAACGATCACCATACAAAGGTCAACTCCCTCACTCTTCAACGGAATTCACCCTTCGCGTGCTGCCGAAGTGACATGGATCACTATTAGCGTGACCCGTGTCAGCTCACAGTGCTGTGGCGAAGGGACATTTCCATGCGGGTCGGAGTACTGACCGGAGGCGGCGACTGCCCCGGACTCAACGCCGTCATCCGGGGCATCGTCCGCAAGGGCGTGCAGGAGTACGGCTATGACTTCGTCGGCTTCCGGGACGGCTGGCGCGGGCCGGTCGAAGGCGACACCGTAAGGCTCGACATCCCGGCCGTCCGCGGCATCCTGCCCCGCGGCGGCACCATCCTCGGCTCCTCGCGCACCAACCCCCTCAAGGTCGAGAACGGCATCCGCCGCATCAAGGAGACCCTCGCCAAGGAGGAGGTCGAGGCGCTCATCGCGATCGGCGGCGAGGACACCCTCGGCGTCGCCGCGCGCCTCACCGACGAGTACGGCGTGCCCGTCGTCGGCGTGCCGAAGACCATCGACAACGACCTGTCCGCCACCGACTACACCTTCGGCTTCGACACCGCCGTCGGCATCGCGACCGAGGCCATCGACCGGCTGCACACCACCGCCGAGTCCCATATGCGGGTCCTGGTCTGCGAGGTCATGGGCCGCCACGCGGGCTGGATCGCGCTCCACTCCGGCCTCGCGGGCGGCGCCAACGTCATCCTCATCCCCGAGCAGCGCTTCGACGTCGATCAGGTCTGCGCCTGGGTGACCTCCCGCTTCAAGGCCTCGTACGCCCCGATCGTCGTCATCGCCGAGGGCGCCATGCCCAAGGACGGGCAGATGGTCCTCAAGGACGGGACGCTCGACTCCTTCGGGCACGTCCGCCTCTCCGGAGTCGGCGAATGGCTGGCCAAGGAGGTCGAGCGGCGCACCGGCAAGGAGGCGAGGACCACGGTCCTCGGCCACATCCAGCGCGGTGGCACCCCCAGCGCCTTCGACCGCTGGCTCGCCACCCGCTTCGGGCTGCACGCCATCGAGGCCGTGCGCGACCGCGACTTCGGGAAGATGGTCGCGCTGCGCGGCACGGACATCGTCCGGGTGCCGATCGCGGAGGCGACCGCCCGGCTGAAGACCGTCGATCCGGCGCTGTACGAGGAGGCCGGGGTCTTCTTCGGCTGAGGCGCGAGGCCGCGGCTGACGCCCTTAGTGACGCCGGGGGTGGGCGGGGCGAGGTCCTCCCACTCCCGGGTGTCGCGGGGTTACCCGGCCCGTATATTCGCCATGACCGGCACACACGACGCGATACGGAAGAAACGGGAGCAGTCGTGGAGATCCTCGCATTCGGCGTGCAGTCCGACGAGAAGCCCCTCATGGAGAAGGCGTTCGAGGGGCATCACGAGGTCCGCTGCCTGGGCGTCTTCCTCAACGAGGACACGGCCCCCATCGCGGCCGGCTACGAGATCATCTCCACCAGTGTCAACGCCACCCTCAACAACCGCGTCCTGCAGACCCTCGCCGCCGGCGGCACGCAGATGATCGCCCAGCGCTCCACGGGCTTCAACAACATCGACCTGGAGGTCGCCGAGCGCCTCGGCCTGACCGTCGCCCGCGTCTCGTACTACTCGCCGTACTCCGTCGCCGAGTTCGCCTGGACCCTCGCGATGGCCGTCAACCGCCGTGTCGTCCGCGCCTCCAACCGCACTCGTGACTTCGACTTCAGGCTCGACGGGCTGATGGGACGCGACCTGCGCGGCCGCACGGTCGGCGTCCTCGGCACCGGCAAGATCGGCGAGGCGTTCACCCGGATCGCCCACGGCTTCGGCATGAACCTCCTCGGCTGGGACATCGCCGAGAACCCCGCCTGCGTCGAACTCGGCATGAAGTACGTCGACAAAGAGCGCCTCTTCACCGATGCCGACCTGATCAGCCTGCACGTACCCCTGCTCCCCGCCACCGAGCACCTCGTCGGCAGCGCGGCCCTGCGCACCATGAAGGACGACGCCATCCTGGTGAACTCCAGCCGCGGCGGCCTCATCGACACCAAGGCGCTCGTCTCCGAGCTGCGCGAGGGCCGCTTCACGGGCGTCGGCCTCGACGTGTACGAGGCCGAGGCCGGGCTCTTCTTCCTCGACAAGTCGCTCGACGTCGTCGAGGACGACACCCTGGCCCGCCTCGTCACCTTCCCGAACGTCCTGGTCACGTCGCACCAGGCGTACTACACCGTGGACGCGGTGAACCAGATCATCGAGACCACGGTGGCCAACGTCCTCGACTACCGGGCGGGCCGGCGCTCCGAGAACGTCCTCGTGCCCTCCGCGCCCAAGAGCTGAGCCAGCAGCTCCCGCACGACGTCGGCCCCGCGCAGCGACAGCACCGACTCCGGGTGGAACTGAACGCCGGCAAAGCCCGGCCCGCGCAGAGCGTGCACCTCGCCGCTCGCCGCGTCCCGGCTCACCTCGACGCCGTGCGCGGCCAGCTCCACCGCCGCGTCGTCGTCGCAGCGCGCCACGAAGCTGTTGTAGAACCCGACGGTCTCGCTCCGCCCGAACAGATCGACGTCCGTCTGCGCGCCCTGGTACGGCACCTCCTTGCGGACGATCTCCAGGCCCAGCTCGGCCGCGATCAGCTCATGACCGAGGCACACGCCGAGCACGCCGTGCCCATGATCACGCAGCACGTCGGCGGTCAGCGCGCGCAGGAACCGCATCTTCGGGTCCGCCTCCTCGGAGGGGTTGCCCGGTCCGGGGCCCAGGACGACGGGTCCCTCGTGGGCGAGCACGGCCTCCCGCAGCCCCGGCTCGTCATAGCGCCGTACGGAGACCGTGAGCCCCGACGACCGCAGCAGATGCGCCAGCATCGCCGTGAACGTGTCCTCGGCGTCCACCACCAGCGCGTGCCCCTCCAGAGCCGCCGCCTTCTCCTGCATCCGCAGCCAGAACGGCGCCAGCGACGCCCGCCGCCCGTCGAGCGCCGCCTGCACCCGCGGATCGTCGGCGAGCGCGGGCCGCACGCCCTCGCCGCGCGGCCGCCCGGGCCGCACCCCCAGCGCGGCAAGGACCCCGGCCGCCTTCGCGTGCGTCTCCTGGACCTCGCTCGCCGGGTCGGAGCCGCGCACCAGCGTCGCCCCGACCGGCACCCGCAGTCTCCCGCCCGCGTCGATGTCGGCCGTACGGATCAAAATCGGCGAGTCCAGGGTCTGTGCCCCGCCCGCGTCGCGCCCGACCAGCGCGAGCGCCCCCGCGTAGTAGCCGCGCCCGCCGACTTCGTGTCGCTCGATGACCCGGCACGCGTTCTGCACCGGAGACCCCGTGACGGTCGCCGCGAACATCGTCTCCTTCAGCACGTCACGCACGTCGAGGGAGGACCGGCCCCTCAACTCGTACTCCGTGTGCGCGAGATGGGCCATCTCCTTCAGGCGCGGGCCGATCACGACCCCGCCCATGTCGCCGACGGTACACATCATCTTGAGCTCCTCGTCGACGACCATCGACAGCTCCTCGATCTCCTTCCCGTCGGCGAGGAAGTCCAGCAGGTGCTCGGGCGTCGGGCCCCCGGCCGGGTAGCGATAGGTTCCGCTGATCGGGTTCATCACGACCGTGCCGCCGCTCATCCGCACATGCACCTCGGGGCTCGCCCCGACCAGCGTCCGCCCGCCCGTCCCCTGCTGATCTCCGGTGTGCACGACGAACGTCCAGTACGCGCCCCGCTCCCCGGCGAGCAGCCGCCGGAACAGCGCGAGCGCGTCCGCCCGCCCGAACCCCCGGATCTCACCCTCGTACGTCCGCCGGATCACGAAGTTGGCGCCCTCGCCCTGTCCGATCTCCTCGCGCAGGACCCGTTCCACGATGTCCGCGTACTCGGCGTCGTCCACGTCGAAGCCGCCGTCCGACACGCGGACGTCATGGGCCGGGAGCTGCGCAAGGACCTCGGCCAGCGGCAGCTCGTACGTCTCCTCGGGGGTGAGCACCGCGAGCGGGGTGCCGTCGTCGCGGACGTCGAAGCCGCGCTCCCTGATCTGCCGGAACGGCACGAGGGCGAGGCCCTCGGGGATGTCGGCGAGTCGCTCGTACGTGTTCACCGGGCCGATCAGGAGTTCCACGGTGTCGGTGTTCCCGGCGGCACGGCCCGGCGCGCGGCGGCGCAGCAGGGCGAAGGGTCGGTCGTCGTGCAGCAGCTCGGACAGGTCCATGGCAGGTGATTCCTCTTCCAGACTCCGGTGACGGAGAGGAACGGCCAGGTCCCGGAAAACACTGAAGGCCGCCCTCGGGCGGCCTTCGCTTCGCTGTACGCGCAGTCAGTGGGCCGCCGGGTGAGCGGTCCACCACCAGTTACGGGTCGTGTGCGCGAACATGGGCGGAACCCTACCCGATGGGCAGCTCATCTGTGGACGACGCGTCTCAAAGGGTGAGCGGTCGGATGGACCACCGACATGACCCCGTAATGTTGAGGATGTGACCGTGAACGCTAAGACCAGCGCAAGCGCTGGCAACACCTGGCGAAACCTGCCCGCGGCGCAGCAGCCCGAGTACCCCGATGCCGAGGCTCTGCGCGATGTGATCGCGGACCTCGAGTCGTATCCGCCGCTCGTCTTCGCGGGCGAGTGCGACCAGCTGCGCGCCCGACTGGCGGCCGTCGCCAAGGGAGAGGCGTTCCTCCTCCAGGGCGGCGACTGCGCCGAAGCCTTCGACGCGGTGTCGGCCGACCACATCCGTAGCAAGCTCAAGACGCTCCTCCAGATGGGCGCCGTCCTCACCTACGCCGCCTCGGTGCCGGTCGTGAAGGTCGGCCGCATCGCCGGCCAGTACTCCAAGCCGCGCTCCAAGGGCACCGAGACCCGTGACGGCGTGACCCTGCCGACGTACCGCGGCGACTCGGTCAACGGCTTCGAGTTCAACGAGAAGGCCCGCATCCCGGACCCCGAGCGCCTGAAGCGGATGTACAACGCGTCCGCCTCCACGCTCAACCTGGTGCGCGCCTTCACCACCGGCGGCTACGCCGACCTGCGCCAGGTGCACGCCTGGAACCAGGACTTCGTGAAGTCGTCCCCGTCCGGCCAGCGCTACGAGCAGCTCGCCCGCGAGATCGACAACGCGCTGAACTTCATGCGCGCCTGCGGCACCGACCCGGCCGAGTTCCAGACGGTCGAGTTCTACTCCTCCCACGAGGCGCTGCTCCTCGACTACGAGTCGGCGCTGACCCGCGTGGACTCGCGTACGGGCACCCTGTACGACGTGTCGGGCCACATGGTGTGGATCGGTGAGCGCACCCGCCAGCTGGACGGCGCGCACATCGAGTTCGCCTCGAAGATCCGTAACCCGATCGGCATCAAGCTCGGCCCGACGACGACGCCCGAGGAAGCGCTGCAGTACATCGAGCGCCTCGACCCGGACGGCGAGCCCGGCCGCCTGACCTTCATCGTCCGCATGGGCGCCGACAAGGTCCGCGACAAGCTCCCCGAGCTGGTCGAGAAGGTCACCGCCTCCGGCGCGACCGTCGGCTGGATCACCGACCCGATGCACGGCAACACGTACGAGGCGGCCTCGGGCCACAAGACCCGCCGCTTCGACGACGTGCTCGACGAGGTCAAGGGCTTCTTCGAGGTCCACAAGGCGCTCGGCACGCACCCGGGCGGCATCCACGTCGAGCTCACCGGTGACGACGTCACCGAGTGCGTGGGCGGCGGCGACGAGATCTTCGTCGACGATCTGCACCAGCGCTACGAGACGGCCTGCGACCCGCGTCTGAACCGCAGCCAGTCCCTCGACCTGGCGTTCCTGGTGGCGGAGATGTACCGCGACCAGTGATCTTGCAGTACACGCCGTGGGGCGCGGATCACAGTGATCCGCGCCCCACGGCACTTTTGTGCTCCGGGCCCGGCGGGTAAGGTTAGGTTAGCCTCACCGTTCATTGGGGCGGCAGCAACGAACCGGTCCTGATCCCTGGGAGGTGAACCGCGTGTACGTCTGCAACTGCTTCGGTGTGACCGAGGACCAGGTCAAGAAGCACGCGGACGACGGTGCGTGCACCCCCCGCCAGATAGCGTCGGCCTGCAAGGCAGGCACGGACTGCGGTTCGTGCGTACGCCGCATTCAGGCGCTGCTCGGCCGCGGATCCTGCCCGCGCCGCGAGCTGGTGGAGCAGGGAAGGCCCGCCCTGACGGCCGACCCGAACGCCCTCGTGGACCTTCCGGACGCCGCCTGAGGCTCCGCCTGAGAGTTTGCGCCTGCTAGCTGTCCGGCTGCTCGATCTGCTGGGCCAGGTACAGCGCCTCACCGAGACTCTCGAGCAGCTCCAGCTGGGTGTCGAGGTAGTCGATGTGGTGCTCCTCGTCCTCCAGGATGTCCTCGAAGATCCGCGCCGACGTCACATCGCCCTTGGCCCGCATGACGTCGATGCCGCGCTTGAGGCGGTCGATCGCCTCGACCTCGACCTGTCGGTCGGCCTGGAACATCTCCGTGACGGTCTGACCGACCCGTACGTGGAAGAGCCGCTGATAGTTCGGCAGGGCATCGAGGAAGAGAATCCGTTCCGTCAGCCGGTCCGCGTGCTTCATCTCGTCGATGGACTCTGCACGGGTGTACTTCGCGAGCTTGGTCCAGCCGTTGTTGTCCTGGATCCGGTAGTGGAGCCAGTACTGGTTGATGGCCGTCAGCTCGCCCGTGAGCTGCTCGTTGAGGAATTCGATGACCTCGGGGTCGCCCTGCATCGCAGAGGCTCCTTCCGCGTGGTGGACTCGGCAGGTTTCGCGCATCCTCGCACCGGCACCGAAAACCGTCCAGTAAGTGCACGCTTAGTAGGAGTTGCCCGTTTCAAGGGCGGCCAGGCTCTCGCTGGTCACGTCCACTGCCCGGGGTCTGTCAGGATGGAGGCATGGGTCATCCGGTGGGTCGCGAGTCTGGGGGAGCAGTGCAGTCGGAGCTTCCACCGGGACAGCGTCTCCAGCGGGGCTGGCCGGTCACGCACTACGGCCCGGTGCCCAAGTTCCGCCCCGAACGCTGGGAGTTCAGGGTCTTCGGCGCCACCGCCGACGGGGACAAGCACTGCTGGACGCACGAGGAGTTCTCCGCTCTGCCGTACGGCACGGTCGTGGCCGATCTGCACTGCGTCACGAAGTTCAGCATGCTCGGAGCCGAGTGGGGCGGCGTGCCCGCCGCGACGATTCTCGAACTGGCGCCGCCCGCGCCCGCCGTCACCCATGTGATGGTCTGGGCCGAGTACGGCTTCAGCGCCAATCTCCGGCTTGAGGACTTCGCCGCCGACCGCACGATTTTCGCCACCCACAAGGACGGCGAACTCCTCACCGCCGAACACGGCTTCCCGCTCCGCCTCGTCGTGCCCCATCTGTACGCCTGGAAGGGCCCGAAGTGGGTCCGCGGCATCGAGTACATGACGGCCGACCGCCGCGGCTTCTGGGAGGAGCGCGGCTATCACAACGTCGGCGACCCCTGGCGGGAGCAGCGCTACTCGTACCAGGAAGAGCCCGGGGACGGTCCCGAGCTCTGAGTCCTGGCGATTCTCGTACGGTCTGTCGGTGGTCGTACGGTCCGTCAGTGGTGGTACTGGTGCACCACCGCGTGGCCCTTGCCGCGGCCGATCATCCACTTGTTGACCGGGGTGGTCACCACGAAAGCGATCGCCAGTGAGGCCGCGAGCGCGCCCCAGAAGAGGCCGTCCGCCAGATGGGCGTCCATCGCGTTCGGCCACAGCACGATCACGCCGTTGTCGATCAGCTCCATGACGGCGATGGACAGGGTGTCCGCGGCGAGCGCGACCCGGAACGCGGTCCTGAAGTCGACGCCGGCCTTCAGGATGCCGCGCAGTGTGAGCGCATAGCCGAAGAAGAACGCGAGCACGATCGCCAGAATCATCGTCGGCACGTTGCCCCAGCCGAACGCTGTGCCGATGACCATGCCGAGGACCTCGCCGATGGCGCACCCCGTGAGGCAGTGGAGCGTCGCCTGCGCGGCCATGGACCAGCTGACATTGCCGAGGCCGCCGTGACCGGCGTGGGCGTGCTGCTCGTGTCCGGCGTGCGTCTCGTGCTTCATGAGTTCCCCCAACGTCAGAGAGCGGTTCCTGTCGCCGACAAGAACCGTATACCCCCTGGGGGTATTCCTCAAGTGATCTCCGAGGCGATCTCCTAGCGCTTCCGGAGCTCCTTCAGGCGGGCCACGTCCGCCGCGTGCCCCTCCTTGCCGCCGGGCGTCTCGAGGATCAGCGGCACGTTCTCGGTCGCCGGGTGGGCCATCAGCGCGCGGAACGGCTCAGCGCCGATGTGGCCGGATCCGATGTTCTCGTGTCGGTCCTTGTGCGCCCCGACGACGTCCTTCGAGTCGTTGGCGTGGATCAGCTTGAGGCGGCCCTCGCCCACGGTGTCCACGAGCAGGTCCAGGGTCTGCCGCATGCCGTCGGGGCCGGTCAGGTCGTGGCCCGCCGCGAAGATGTGGCACGTGTCCAGGCAGACGCCCAGCTTCGGGTGCGCGTCCAGCGCGTCGAAGTACGGCCCGAAGTCCCAGGTCCGCGAGCACAGCGAGGAGCCCTGGCCCGCGGTCGACTCGAGCAGGAGATACGGGTCGTCGTCATGGGTCAGCTCGTCGAGGAGCGGCAGCATGCGCTCCCGCACCTGTGCGAGCGCCACGGCGCGCTCACGGCCGCCGGTCGCCGAACCCGTGTGCACGACGACGCCGAGCGCGCCTATCTCCCGGGCCCGGCGCAGCGAGTGCCGCAGCGACTCCACGGACTTCTCCACGGTCGCCACGGTGTGCGAGCCGAAATTGATCAGATAGGGCGCGTGGACGTACGCCGGAATCCCCTCGGCGGCGCAGGCCGCGCGGAACTCCTCGTCCTGCTTCGGGTTGCCGGGAGGCGTCGCCCAGCCTCGCGGGTTGGCGACGAAGACCTGGACGGTCTCGGCGTCCAGCTCGCGCGCGTACGAGAGCCCTACGGAGGCCAGGCCGCCGGCGACGGGGACGTGGCCGCCGACCGGGTTACGGGGGAGGGAATCGGTGCTGCTCACCGGTCAAGGGTGGCACGCGTGCGTGGGCGCTCCGTCAGCGGATCTGGATGGTGATCGTCGACCCCTTCGGGGCCTCGTCACCGCCCGCCACGGACTGCTTCTTCACGGTGTCGCCGAAAAAGCCGAGCAGGCCGCGGTCCTCCTCGACGTCGAACCCGCTGTCCTTGAGCTTCTGTGTGGCGTCGTCGACGCTCATGCCCACGACGTCGGGGACCTCGACCATGACCGGGCCCTTGGAGATCTTCAGCGTGACCGTGTCACCCTCGCCGAGCTGCTTGCCTTCGACGGGGGACTGCTGGGCGACGCTGCCCTTGTCCTCGTCCGAGTTCACCCGCTCCGTGGCGATCTCGGCCTTCAGGCCAGCGTCCTGAAGGTCGGCGATGGCGTCCTCCTCGGCCTCGCCCGTCACGTCCGGGACGTCCACCGCGCTGCCCCTGCTGACCCTGAGCGCGACGGCCGAACCGGCCTTGCGGGTCGTGCCGGACGCCGGGTCCGTGGCGATCACCGACCCCTTGGGGACGTCCTCGTCGAAGTCCCTGGTGACCATGCCGGGCTCCAGGCCCGCGTCCTTCAGCCGGCGCTCGGCCCTGGCGAGGGGCGTGCCCTCGAGATCGGGAACCCGCACGGTCTTTGGGCCCAGGGACACCGTCAGATCCACCGCCCCGTTGTCCCGGATGCGGGCGCCCGCCCTGGGGTCAGTGGCGATGACGGTGCCGCGCTTCACGGTGTCGCTGTACGCGCGCTTGACGTGCCCGAGGTCGAGGCCCGCGTCGCCGAGCCGCTCCTTCGCCTGCGTCTGCGTCTTGGCGAGCAGCGGCGGGACCTGCGTGAACTGGCCCGAGTTGATGTACCAGACACCCGCGCCGAGGCCGAGGGCGAGCAGGACGGCCGCGACGGCAGCGAGCACACCGCGCCGCGGACGACGCCTCCGGGAGGGGGCGGGCGGCGGGGGAGATGTCTCGAAGCGGCTCGTGCGGTTCAGCTCCGCCTGCGGGTCCTGGTCGTCGGCGGGCAGCGGGAGCTGTACGCCCCTGGTCCGCAGCGCCCGCGGGATCACGCTCGTACGGTCGTCCGAGATGTCACGGTCCTCGGGCCGTGCGGCCGGCGGCACCGCGTCGAGCTGTGCGTCGGTGAGGCCGGCCCTGGCCCCCCTGGCCTGGGCGAGCAGCGCCACCGCGTCGTACGGCCTGAGATCGGGCATGCGCGCGGTCGCGGACGCGACGAGCTCGTCCAGCTCCGCGGGCAGGCCGGGCACCGACGCGGACGGGGGCGGCACGTCCTCGTTCAGGTGCTGGTACAGGACCTGGGCGGGGGAGTCGCCCGAGTGCGGCTTGGCGCCCGTGAGCATCTCGTAGAGCACGACCCCGCACGCGTACACATCGACGCGGGGGTCGGCGGTGCCCGACTCGATCTGCTCGGGGGCGAGGTAGGAGACGGTGCCGAGGACGGCGCCCGTGGTGTTCGTGACGGTGTCCACGGCCCGTACGAGGCCGAAGTCCGCCACCTTCACGCGGCCGTCGTCCCCTATCAGGACGTTCTCCGGCTTCATGTCGCGGTGCACGAAGCCCGCGCGGTGCGCGGCGCCGAGCGCGGCGAGGACCGGCTCCAGGATGTCGAGCGCGGCACGCGGCCGCAGTGCCCCGCGGTCCCTCAGGACGTCTCGCAGAGTGCAGCCCGCGACGTACTCCATCGCCAGATAGACGTACTGGCCGTCCGCGCCCTGGTCGAAGACCCCGACCACATTCGGGTGGGAGAGCCGGGCGACGGACTTGGCCTCGCGGATGAAGCGCTCGACGAACGAGACGTCGGCGGCGAGGGCCGGGTGCATCACCTTGAGCGCGAGCACGCGGTCGAGGCGGGTGTCCACGGCCCTGTAGACCGTGGCCATCCCGCCGACCGCGATGCGTGCGTCGACGCGGTACCGGCCGTCGAGCACCTGCCCGACGAGAGGGTCCTGAAGGGTCGTGTCCACGCAGGTGAGTGTACGAGCCGTCGCCGACACCCGGCTCCGCAGTCGTCCACTGGCGGCCGTACTGCAGCAGAGCTGTAACCGTGCCGTACAGCCCTCAGAACGCGGGCCGCTCCGGGTCGAGCCTGGCCATCCCGGACACGGGCGACGAGGCCTCGGCGAAGTGCCTGCGGGGGATCCGGCCCGCCCGGAACGCCAGCCGCCCCGCCTCGACCGCGTGCCGCATGCCCTCCGCCATCAGGACCGGCTCCTGCGCGCGGGTCACGGCTGAGGCGAGCATCACACCGGCGCACCCCAGCTCCATCGCGAGCGCCGCGTCGGACGCGGTCCCGGCGCCCGCGTCCAGGATCACCGGCACGCGCGCGTGCTCGGTGATCAGCTGGAAGTTGTGCGGGTTGCGGATGCCGAGCCCGGAGCCGATGGGGGAGCCGAGCGGCATGACAGCGGCGCAGCCCACGTCCTCCAGCTTCCGCGCGAGCACCGGGTCGTCGTTCGTGTACGGCAGCACGGTGAAGCCGTCGTCGACGAGGATCTCGGCCGCGTCCAGGAGCTCGATCGGGTCGGGCAGCAGGGTGCGCTCGTCCGCGATGACCTCCAGCTTGACCAGGTCGGTGCCGAGCGCCTCGCGGGCGAGGCGGGCGGTCAGGACGGCCTCACCGGCGGTGAAACAGCCCGCCGTGTTGGGCAGCACCTGGATCCCCAGTTTCTCCAGGACGGAGAGCACGGAGCCCTGCACGCTCGCGTCCACGCGTCGCATCGCGACGGTCGTCAGCTCCGTGCCGGACGCGACGAGGGAACGTTCCAGGACGTCGAGGCTGGGCGCCCCGCCGGTGCCCATGATCAGGCGGGACGAGAAGGACGTACCACCGATGACCAAGGGGTCGTCAGCCATGGGTTCAGCCTCCCTGGACTGCGGTGAGGACCTCGACGCGGTCCCCGTCCGTGAGTGCGGTGACGGCCCACTGCGCGCGCGGGACGACGGTTTCGTTGAGTGCGGCGGCGACCCCGGACGGCGCGGTGGTCAGTGCCGAGACGAGGGCGTCGAGCGTGGTGCCC
The DNA window shown above is from Streptomyces sp. NBC_01445 and carries:
- a CDS encoding anthranilate synthase family protein, whose product is MDLSELLHDDRPFALLRRRAPGRAAGNTDTVELLIGPVNTYERLADIPEGLALVPFRQIRERGFDVRDDGTPLAVLTPEETYELPLAEVLAQLPAHDVRVSDGGFDVDDAEYADIVERVLREEIGQGEGANFVIRRTYEGEIRGFGRADALALFRRLLAGERGAYWTFVVHTGDQQGTGGRTLVGASPEVHVRMSGGTVVMNPISGTYRYPAGGPTPEHLLDFLADGKEIEELSMVVDEELKMMCTVGDMGGVVIGPRLKEMAHLAHTEYELRGRSSLDVRDVLKETMFAATVTGSPVQNACRVIERHEVGGRGYYAGALALVGRDAGGAQTLDSPILIRTADIDAGGRLRVPVGATLVRGSDPASEVQETHAKAAGVLAALGVRPGRPRGEGVRPALADDPRVQAALDGRRASLAPFWLRMQEKAAALEGHALVVDAEDTFTAMLAHLLRSSGLTVSVRRYDEPGLREAVLAHEGPVVLGPGPGNPSEEADPKMRFLRALTADVLRDHGHGVLGVCLGHELIAAELGLEIVRKEVPYQGAQTDVDLFGRSETVGFYNSFVARCDDDAAVELAAHGVEVSRDAASGEVHALRGPGFAGVQFHPESVLSLRGADVVRELLAQLLGAEGTRTFSERRPAR
- the macS gene encoding MacS family sensor histidine kinase, whose amino-acid sequence is MARRERVMRMSVEQPLWRALTAYRLLTMLYAIGLFATEQDRFVRPWVAIGYFAVLVVWTLATLPRVANAASCTKRFLTVDLIVALVGILLTPLAVGHSGIVAGGPTLPSIWTAGAVLAYAVKGGWRWAAFASLLVGVANVLQRGAFSRDTLHNVLLVCIASIAIGYVVEVARASERTLARALEIEAATRERERLARDIHDGVLQVLAMVQRRGTALGGEAAELGRMAGEQEVALRTLVAGGLVPASRASEDASQGALVRAVEEPDELPDTSAPSDLRSLLAPHAGARVSFAEPGAPVFLAPVAAKELAAAVSAALDNVRRHAGTDARAWILVEDEPDAVIVTVRDDGPGIPEGRLAQAEGEGRLGVAQSIRGRLRDIGGTAELISVPGQGTEVELRVPKVSRGKAGSGR
- a CDS encoding 2-hydroxyacid dehydrogenase, whose amino-acid sequence is MEILAFGVQSDEKPLMEKAFEGHHEVRCLGVFLNEDTAPIAAGYEIISTSVNATLNNRVLQTLAAGGTQMIAQRSTGFNNIDLEVAERLGLTVARVSYYSPYSVAEFAWTLAMAVNRRVVRASNRTRDFDFRLDGLMGRDLRGRTVGVLGTGKIGEAFTRIAHGFGMNLLGWDIAENPACVELGMKYVDKERLFTDADLISLHVPLLPATEHLVGSAALRTMKDDAILVNSSRGGLIDTKALVSELREGRFTGVGLDVYEAEAGLFFLDKSLDVVEDDTLARLVTFPNVLVTSHQAYYTVDAVNQIIETTVANVLDYRAGRRSENVLVPSAPKS
- a CDS encoding trp operon leader peptide; amino-acid sequence: MSCPSGRVPPMFAHTTRNWWWTAHPAAH
- a CDS encoding 6-phosphofructokinase; this translates as MRVGVLTGGGDCPGLNAVIRGIVRKGVQEYGYDFVGFRDGWRGPVEGDTVRLDIPAVRGILPRGGTILGSSRTNPLKVENGIRRIKETLAKEEVEALIAIGGEDTLGVAARLTDEYGVPVVGVPKTIDNDLSATDYTFGFDTAVGIATEAIDRLHTTAESHMRVLVCEVMGRHAGWIALHSGLAGGANVILIPEQRFDVDQVCAWVTSRFKASYAPIVVIAEGAMPKDGQMVLKDGTLDSFGHVRLSGVGEWLAKEVERRTGKEARTTVLGHIQRGGTPSAFDRWLATRFGLHAIEAVRDRDFGKMVALRGTDIVRVPIAEATARLKTVDPALYEEAGVFFG
- a CDS encoding response regulator, translating into MTEQQREGAAAGAIRVMVVDDHPMWRDAVARDLAEAGFDVVATAGDGEQAVRRAGAAAPDVLVLDLNLPKKPGVQVCKELVGANPALRVLVLSASGEHADVLEAVKSGATGYLLKSASTEELTDAVRRTAAGDPVFTPGLAGLVLGEYRRLASEPAPAAGAGEPKAPQLTERETEVLRLVAKGLSYKQIAERLVISHRTVQNHVQNTLGKLQLHNRVELVRYAIERGLDEA